A genomic region of Raphanus sativus cultivar WK10039 chromosome 6, ASM80110v3, whole genome shotgun sequence contains the following coding sequences:
- the LOC108808597 gene encoding bZIP transcription factor 29-like produces the protein MNRQAETAPFVLSTQFPCPPPPPNGQKRGNMPPPRRSSLPPLPPKRPTTTRQQTEFQNFNPGPRLPPQSPVFGSLPPIMSPAPPSWSSYQGFQSAPPVAYHNQALPQLPFTGPPTPSVSAHRRASYGDNNSAGFPSMDAMNMIYPEPMEMPVGVNYSNQGHGDKEFGIGEPSGFMDEYVTAYPDLDNIFDFSIKNDDVERITSGSSKNKRKATTSSDVSPSRSVRRKSVDCNNLNNGSSSIGIGNWMFTESQMDEIARCDTLKKLVSTDPKSVKR, from the coding sequence ATGAATCGTCAGGCCGAGACCGCTCCTTTCGTCCTCTCCACCCAATTCCCgtgtcctcctcctcctcctaatGGCCAGAAGAGAGGCAACATGCCCCCACCTCGCCGCAGCTCATTGCCACCCCTTCCCCCAAAGAGACCAACAACAACACGTCAGCAAACCGAGTTTCAGAATTTCAACCCCGGACCAAGGCTCCCCCCTCAGTCCCCTGTCTTCGGCTCATTGCCGCCCATCATGAGTCCTGCACCGCCGTCGTGGTCGTCGTACCAAGGTTTTCAGTCAGCGCCGCCGGTGGCTTACCACAACCAGGCGTTGCCACAGCTTCCGTTCACGGGGCCCCCTACCCCCTCCGTCAGTGCTCACAGAAGGGCCTCCTACGGTGACAACAACTCAGCTGGCTTCCCTTCTATGGATGCCATGAATATGATCTATCCGGAGCCCATGGAGATGCCCGTCGGCGTGAACTATTcaaaccaaggccatggagacaAAGAGTTTGGTATTGGGGAACCATCCGGTTTCATGGACGAGTACGTCACTGCCTACCCGGACCTggataatatttttgatttttctatTAAGAATGATGACGTGGAGAGAATCACTAGTGGATCTTCTAAGAATAAGAGAAAGGCTACCACTAGTTCTGATGTATCACCTTCAAGAAGTGTGAGAAGGAAGAGTGTGGATTGCAATAATCTCAACAATGGGAGTTCCAGCATCGGGATTGGAAATTGGATGTTTACTGAATCTCAAATGGATGAGATTGCGCGCTGTGATACACTCAAAAAACTGGTTTCTACCGATCCTAAAAGTGTCAAaaggtaa
- the LOC108808598 gene encoding bZIP transcription factor 30-like: protein MMMRPNSSSSSSVPNQHLNRVPLPYTGDRVGAPSPIPPATLPPNHSMPAMEEITVAGFSPYLPPSPFTMYHPTSRMVAGGENILPPPGKSHMRSNSDDVTFGFSSMMPQPLNSLPPLVPSKPLERSISGGREVSAFRGRTSESEYDIIRAYMEEEMESGRGTTRKKTNGGSGGEGIASPTCGHYRSVSLDSCFLGRPSSNSGEGEGAYSVEFGDCEFSPDEIERITADEKLAEIVVAEPKRVKRILANRLSAARSKERKMLYTAELEHKVHTLQRENAALSAHVTHLHGHSTGLQNQNSELRFRLQAMEQQAHLRNALSEKLTEEVQRLRLFIGVPSGSESNISKTSLNPEMFEQQLRISQLQHQHSNQNNSTMNANPASNGYFSQLSDDPQFRHI, encoded by the exons ATGATGATGAGGCCTaactcttcctcttcttcttcggtGCCCAATCAGCACTTGAACCGCGTCCCACTTCCTTACACCGGAGATAGAGTGGGAGCTCCTTCTCCCATCCCGCCGGCGACCTTGCCACCAAACCATTCCATGCCGGCCATGGAGGAGATAACCGTCGCCGGATTCAGCCCTTATCTGCCTCCCTCCCCATTCACCATGTACCATCCCACTTCAAGGATGGTAGCAGGTGGCGAGAATATTCTACCGCCTCCTGGAAAGTCTCATATGCGTTCCAATAGCGATGATGTCACGTTTGGGTTTAGCTCCATGATGCCTCAGCCTCTGAACTCGCTTCCTCCGCTGGTCCCTTCCAAGCCTCTAGAGAGATCGATCTCCGGAGGCCGGGAGGTGTCCGCTTTCAGGGGAAGAACATCAGAGAGCGAATACGATATTATAAGGGCGTATATGGAGGAGGAGATGGAGAGCGGTAGAGGGACgacgaggaagaagacgaaTGGTGGAAGTGGCGGTGAAGGCATTGCTTCTCCAACATGTGGACACTACAGGAGTGTTTCCTTGGATAGTTGTTTCTTGGGAAGGCCTTCGTCGAATTCAGGTGAAGGTGAAGGTGCTTATAGCGTCGAATTTGGAGACTGCGAGTTTAGTCCGGATGAAATAGAGAGGATCACCGCAGATGAGAAACTCGCTGAGATTGTTGTGGCTGAGCCTAAGCGTGTCAAAAG GATACTGGCGAACCGTTTGTCTGCTGCACGCTCAAAGGAGCGGAAGATGCTATACACGGCAGAGTTGGAACACAAGGTGCATACTCTTCAGCGTGAAAACGCTGCATTATCAGCTCACGTCACGCATTTGCAT GGACATTCGACGGGGTTGCAGAACCAGAACAGTGAGCTCAGGTTCCGTCTTCAAGCTATGGAGCAGCAGGCACATCTGCGCAATG CTCTGTCTGAGAAACTGACTGAAGAAGTCCAGCGATTGAGACTGTTCATTGGCGTGCCGAGCGGCAGCGAATCTAACATATCAAAGACGTCACTAAACCCGGAGATGTTTGAGCAGCAGCTTAGGATTAGCCAGTTACAACATCAGCATTCCAATCAGAATAATAGCACCATGAACGCAAATCCTGCATCAAATGGATACTTTAGCCAACTGTCTGATGATCCGCAGTTTCGTCATATATGA